The segment TAGATTTAGATCTGTGCAACTTTGTTAGTACCAGTGCTCAGCATCGCAAGAGAGGCCGTCCAAGTAAAGTCAGACTGGCTGTAGTGCTCGAAAAGCTCCCCTCAACGTTCACAGACGACAAGAAGATGGAGGTTGACGGTCCCTCTCCCAAGCGAATCCGTGACTCTGATTCTCCTTTGCAAGTTCCAGATGAATCTACAGAAGAAGATCCAACATCTGAGGAGAAAGGTGCAGAGGTTTCGGACGAAGAAGATAACACTGTCGATGGTCCGAAAGTGAACAACATAAGCGAGCAGGAGATGGGAGAAGAAATGTATTCAAGAGTGGGGTCAGGTAAATTcaagaaaaagaaatgaaaggaTCATTGGTATTGAATTGGTATATTTTGGACACGCGTGCTGTTGGTGTCGCTTGCCATGCCGAACTGTGTTGAGTGCATTTCTCCTACTTTGTAATTCATTTTGCTCATAATCTCAGTGAGCACAATGATTGgctttcttgttttatttctttaatttttttgcatGGTTAAAAAATGTGTCTGCAATGCTTAATAATTGAAAGCATGCTAAATTGGAGAAGTTTGCAGCCAGTTGTTTTGGGAGCCAAAATGATAATACTcagattttagtttaatttaaaaaGTTGAAATCCCATTTCATTCGTAACCGATGCCTTGTGCCAATGATTTTAAAGCGCTAGTGTGTGCACACAGAATCTGGAACCTAAATTCAATGCTTAAATTGCACTGGCAAAGGGTTTTTACTAAAGCTGTGAGAATCTCCAGCTTCTTGGAGGGATGGTGGTTAaagggttcacccaaaaatctaaatttagtcattatttactcatcatcGCTTTTTCATACTAACTTAAcaatttttatacagtttttcatttcatttttgggtgaactgaagCGCATCTGTGTAGTGGTTTTTAagtatttcttaaaaatatttttcagcgtaaattctgtgttttatagTGAAACTTTTTGTTATGCTTTGTGTCACGTTTGTCTGATAGTTTGCTCATATGTAGGTGTTGACCGAGTGCTTAGTTTATGGCTTCCATCTTGAATGTCATTTTGCTCAAATATTGTGATTGCTTCGATTTTACGTcgtttttcaaaatgtgaacATACTTCAATTCTGGTTTGACAATAGGTTcgttattcattttcatatcaTGTCTGTTTTTTGTATACAAAATCTTTTATTGTTTACTTTTTCATGTTAACCTTCTTCATTTGTGTATAAAATATAGACATCTTGCTATAAACTGTAGATTTTAATTCAGTCATTCATACATTGTTTAGGTTTTTTATCTATTTATCAATAGATGCTGATAACATGTTGTTTTAGGTGAGATCTTGCATTTAGAAACGTTAATAAAACTCACTGTTCAACCGTGATGTGTTACTTGACATTGTGTATTTCTTTAACGCAAGcgtttttaatgaaattattcATCTGCTGTGTTTAAAGCGttgtgttgctttttcataCCAGGTAAGAATTTCAGTTGATGTgaactgttttaaaaatattagatgAATTTCAGGAGCGGCATCTGTTCCCCACTTCCAAATGAAAATACAGAGAGGTCAAGTAAGAGCATTATCACTTTATTAGAATCAGCACATGGTGGGCAAGCAGACATGCTTTAATGAACCACAGAAGTTAGCAGCATGGCTCAGAATGCTCAGGGAGCTGTTATTCGATTGCATTTCTGCAGCACGTATTTACAAACGCATAGCTTGCATAAAACACTACGCTCCTGAAAGCATTCAGGAATCTAATAGGAAGATGACCTACACTGCTCTTCATCAGGTTGGTTTGCTATTTTGAATGAATCCTCGATGCAGGGGAATCAATGCACACATGGTCTTGCATTAAATTCCAGTAAAGAGCAAATGCATTCGGTGCTGGACAATATGTCCATATTACCTCCAAAAACACTTGAGAAACTTGTCATCTATCAAACTTAAGATCACTATGATGATTTTATGCATatttaacacaaacacatgcagctGTGCATCCCTGAACATTGTCCAGTGCTGACGGGGCATTTGCTCCCAcatgaaatatttacaaatacatttaaagaaCTCTTTCCAGTCTGTATTCAGTCAATAAATAACCACATTTGTTTTACACAATCCTTCTAGTTCAATAGTTTTGTGTGGTGTATGCTGTTCTATAGCATCTGCAAACACAGGTCAGTATTTCTAATATCATGAAATAAATCCACAAAGTATGGCTTACAATAACACGTCACAAAAATATCAGTCGCCTTGTTAGTGCATTTCCAATACTGTAGTAAATGTTAGACGCTATCCTCATTTtgcattgtgtattttttttctttgtgatgTCGCTGATCTTTTGGTTGACGTAAAGAATTAAAGTGGCAATGATCAGATATTCCTCTTATCCTAAGTACAAACTTAACCTTTGAATTCACCGTGTGTGTTGTCACTTTAAGACATTATTTATTACACATGGTGACTGGTCTATACTCCTACCTAAATCATTCAGGTTATAGGTCCATCaggtaaataaaatgtattaaagttGCATTTAAAAACCTAAATGGGTAAACTCATTTTTGCATGTAACCAATGAAGGAAAATATCTATTAACTTCAAATGAGCATTTcttgtatttttactttttaaaaatgcagtttgTCACTCCATAAAATTGCAACCATATCAGACCACTGCAGTCATCTCTGGGCAAAATCATAAGTTTTagcataaatgcataataaataataatatgaataaatgcattaCTCAAATCAGTCTTAATTGACTTTTTTTCTCTCTATTTAGTTATGTATTGGTTTATTTGGACCAGCGCTACAAATCTAGATTATTGCATCATCTATTTTGGCCTAACAAGGACCAAGTCGTCAAATCCAAAACCACAGACATCCAAACCAAATGAGTTTTTGAATAAGCTCGGGCACTGATGCAAAGCAGTCAAGAGTTGCAAAGGAAAGCGGTGATGGACAAAAAGAGGGAGAGGCACTGCTTCAACGACTGCACACACACTGTGGATTGAATGAAAGGCATTGGTGGGGAGAGACGGGGGTGGAGTTGAGTTCACACAAAGCTCGGTCTCCTGTCCATGTGTGTCCCAGGAGAGGCTCAATAGTAGAAGTACACTGTTGACCATGGGAAAGAAAATatgtttaacatgttttaaaagaataaatataaaaaatattgcatATTAGTATGTATCACTCAAGTGATAAGAGTTTGTACTCACTGAAAAGGACACCTATCATGATGACCCCAATAATGCCCATGATGATCATCATCTATAGAGAGAAAAAGTAAAATCCATTACATGGAGGAAAATATAAGAGTGCTACTGCATAAATTCTGCTTGAGTAATTATATTCACATTTcaatacaataataaatatatattaaataaaatgaattagaAAAACGATTAATTTCCATTTTACATAAATCCTGAATACACTATTAAATAcactattaaataaatgtatatgaagagttcatttgcaagaacatttttttaaatgttcaaaaatcatgagatatattacagtaaaaaattgttttattttatcttaaGTTAAACTTTAATTTTAACTTTGCTTGGTTTTATGATACTATTGGTTTCGATGTATCATtacgaaaaaataaaattcaccccaaaaatttGATTTTTATGATTCTATGTCAAGAATGTGTGTCTCTTTACAAAAGCATCTGATGTTTAATTCTCATATGTATTTTTCCCTAAACCAACATctcaggaaaaaaacatttcttttgtaccctttaacaaaaatacttcaATAAAAGAGAGTGTGATATAATAATATGGTATAATGGCAAGAGAGGATGAGTAAAATAAAGGATGTGGGTGCTTATAAACAGATATGGAATACGACCGTGACGAAAAATAAAGACAGATAGAGAACAGGGAATGATTAGAGAGGGTTACATCACACGCCGCATCTGGGTTTTAATCCAGCAATGCCGTAATCCAGATTGAGACTATGAGCCACCTCCCCCCATCCCAACGCGGGGATTCGATTGGACGGGCAGCTGTTCGGCCATCTGGGGAAGGCGGTGGGGGTTGGAAGGGAGTAATAAATTCATGCTCTCCGGAAGGGAGGAGAAAGTGGGGGAGTTTATAAATTTACTCTGTGGGATGGATTGACATAAAGTTGGACGGAGAGGTAAACATGTAATATGTAAAGTGAGGTTGACAGACGGCCAGATGAAACGTCAAAGACTTGTACAGGATGTCCACGACAGGTCGCAAGATTGTTTCGCTATAAATTAAACGTCTAGATGTATAATTGAGAAAtacttcatttattcattttatctgATAGAATATACACTCGACGCTCCATGAAGCTGAATTTCAATGGAAATAACAACTAGCATctgaaaaatacaataaaataggaCGGTATCTTGAAAATTCATGGCCGTGGAGGTGTCTTCTGCTGTAATGTATTCAGGGGTGTAGCTGGACCTGCTCTGCTACCATAGGAATGCGTCAGAACTGCAACTTGCCTAATATATCTCAAATGCTAGCCAGCGCTGTGACTTATTGGCTGAGCTGCATTCGGGTTATATCCAAACGAGAATGTTCCTGCATTAGCGTTGACTCAGCTTTACTCCACAAACCATCTTTCGTCACAAACCATTTCATGCTGGAGATGAATAACCCAAGGATGCATCATTACAGCCACTAGAGTTAACACTAATAATGTATTCTAATCGCGTTATAGCATAAATTAAAGGTCAAATATGTATAATTATGTTTAAACATTTTgggaaaataaagagaaaaccaTAAGTGGAATActccattctgattggctgacatgACATTTCCCAGCACGCACCTTAGCATTCTTCCACCAGTACTTGTTTTTCAGTTTAGCGGCGCTGCTTTCGAACTGCGATGCTCCGGCCTGCAGCGCATCCGCCCGGTCGTCCAGCTCTGACAGCTTCTGATCTCTTTCCAGGACCTTGTCCACATTCACACGCATGATGTCCACCACCTGAgcacatttacaaaacatacaGCGTGAGGACAAGGCCTCAGCAACGAATCCGAATGACATCACCGCAATGCAATACTGAATGTAAAACTAAAAGTCTCTTAGACTAGAGATTTCTGCACATCTCCATGGACATTGGCAGTAATAGGAGAACTAACTTAATTCATCAGATCAAAGATAAGAAACGATTGGATATTGTATTACACTCTTGTTGGTTCCTAAACATTTGACTGTTTTGGAAGATTTTCAGTTTGTCATCAATTACATACACGTATAATTTACATGATCTTCGTTATTGTTGTTGACAAACTTACTTGTTTAGTTTACTAGAACTCACTATGATGTGTACATATATTAATAAGATTGACTTGTTTTGGCATTCTTTGTTAACACTGTTGGCTTTTACCTCGTCTACTTGGGCCTGTGTCTGTTGGAGACGACGGTTGCTGCTGAGGTTGGGTGGGCCGGTGCCTCCCTCACCCTCTGGGCCTCCAGGGGCCGCATTGGCATCCGGGGCAGACCTGAGGGAAGATGGGACAAGCGTTTGTTCATGATGTGAGAAGACCTGAGTGTGCCTTCAGTGCAACTCATTCACAGACTTCAGAGGCATTTACGTCTATGACGTAGTCAAAGCTCGTTAAAACCTTATTCAAGTAAATGTCGAATACGACAAAATActacacaaaagacatttttagcGGCATGCACTTTTATCAGCTGAGCCGCTGTGATTTAGATGAATATGACGCTCGTTGCAATTGCACCTAAATTCCGATAGATGGCGCAGAAGAACTCTCAAATCTACGCATTTTCTGTTGTATCGGCTGTAAACCTGTGAGAGATGCTGCGGTGCTATTAACGGGCtgcattgaaaacaaatgcagacacgtACCACCAGCAGGTACATAGGCTACAACAAAAAAGAACCAGCTTGCTTGAAAATACATGATGGgaagttatttaaaacactctcaataaatacagaatacacaaaaacctcacatttaatacaatttgcttttaaaacagtCTTAAATAGCAGGCTACTCACATTTTGGTGGCAGGTGCTTAATAAATAGATCGTCGTCACCAAGGatgcggagagagagagagagagtgagtgagagagagagagagagagagagagagagagagagagagattagtaGTCAAAATCCAAACTTCCAATATTGCACAAAACCATGCGCGCAAAAGCAAACAATCGTTTCATTTCATAAAAACGACATTTTTATATCAAATCTAATATTCCCAAGGTGATGGAAGCGCGAGGCGATCATGTACCGCGTCATCACAAAAAGTGCTGCATTACCGAAAGAGCTTCAGGCGACTAAAGCCTCGTAACACAAATCCAGTCCGCTGGCTGTCGTATAAAGCCCTTCCTTCAGTTTTTCACGCTGAATGCGATTATATGTCCCGGATTTAAAAACGTACGCAGTGAATATGACGACTCGTTTAAAACGACAGCATTCACCTTCTGTTAGGCGGCTGGAAAACGCAGTAAATAGGAAAACATGCGCATGACTACGCGACTCTTTAAAACGGACAGATTAAAGCGATCACGACTAAAAAACAACACCCCTCTCGTGTCCGCATGAAAGTCTGTGTATGCCCGAGTGAAGTGGGGAGGGTATGAGAGCGAGAGATCACGAGCAGTCTGGgtgaatgtctctctctctctctctttacctcACACACCCCTCCCGGTAACGTTACCGGGACAGCACTGCGGTGGTTGAGCACAATGTAGTTACACTTCCAACCACCTCACAGATATGGGATTTTAGCCGAAGGAAAGGGAGGAGAGGCACTGCTTTGCATCATCATCATTTAAATCCGAAATGATGCATCGGGCTCTACTTCTAATACACAACATTATCTGCGCATATTCAATAGTACTATATAAACTTTCAAGCAATTCCCAACACATCTGTTTACCGACATAGTTATATATAGTGCAATGCGAAATCTCTGTCTTTTCTGACGTCACAAAAAGCTGATCGTGAACACGGATATAATGAGTCTCCGTTACGTTAGATTGAAAAGGCTACACGTTAGGCAGACTTATAGGTTAGCATTAGTGTCGTTTTGGCTACATTTGCAACATAAGCAACGAGAGGCAGCGCAGCCAATAAGAAACATCAGCAAAGTGCTACAGACAGTTTGGTTGCTGTGGTAACAGCATCACTGTAATGACTGCTGAGCTCACAGCACCAATCATTGAGAGAAATATTCGGCCCTGAGCCCAAAGAGCTGAGCACTAATGACTGAGCTGAGCCTGCAGACAATCAACAAATGTAATGAGTTGGAAAGAGATTCCAGGACAATCAAGAAAATAGGCCTGCTGTTTCTTTTTTGAGTAGATGATCAGTTACTTGAGGATTTTGGTAACTTGCACAAATTTTGCACAAGAGGTTGGTTcaaatatgcacatgtacttcTGAAGGTTATAGGCTACCAATGGTTGGTTACTGTGTATATATCAGCTATAGTATGTGTGTGGAATATTGACATGTTTTTCCGGCATGGGGGGTTATTTTAGGCTTGATTTGTTTTAGGCATTGATGATCAACTATTTTCAGCTTGTTTGCAGGTTACCAGTTCCTCTTATTCACTTATTTTTATATGGGGTCATAAAAATTATATGATATAAAAATCTCAACAGAGAGCAAGCAATGCACTCCACGCAAAGATCAATACATGAGAACGTCTTGatgaaaatactttattttcagtttgtCTTTCTCAGCAATTATCAGCAGCACACAACCTTTCATGAACTTCATTCATACAAAGTTTAATCTTTTATCAGGACGAAACCCAACAATTGTTTGGAACGGCAAGGAATAATGCACAACAACATTCCTCAATCCATCCACACCATTTAGAAGTCCATTGCGAACGCTGTCAATGCGGTCAATATTCATAACAatttgtttaaagggacagttttacCCAAAA is part of the Triplophysa rosa linkage group LG16, Trosa_1v2, whole genome shotgun sequence genome and harbors:
- the vamp1a gene encoding vesicle associated membrane protein 1a; this translates as MSAPDANAAPGGPEGEGGTGPPNLSSNRRLQQTQAQVDEVVDIMRVNVDKVLERDQKLSELDDRADALQAGASQFESSAAKLKNKYWWKNAKMMIIMGIIGVIMIGVLFMYFYY